One window of the Colletotrichum destructivum chromosome 4, complete sequence genome contains the following:
- a CDS encoding Putative AMP-dependent synthetase/ligase domain, Condensation domain, AMP-binding, ANL, translated as MHLRDTEGGGTAYQENGHADGADGLTNGTAVDPSSTRTVAVTPRTEAGGVSDFKHELLLAWLLVLYRNNDDGLSRVNWGFRTRGGQQPSSATHNSLSLSEAPFKNSDSISEALEVIKNLGERELDSDAQPVPVIYFNNGAPPSQGKLEKTPSKRSRDWTYQIETTINEGQILINAQWDRAVLSYRHAAFQLDSFVEILTAILQNPYRQISDTIGPTTKDLEQLWTWNAELPENMQRCMQDIIAEVASNGPDRPAVESWDGNFTYGDVERLSTRLARHLVHRGVKVGSTVPMCFEKSRWTTVALLAVMKAGAAFALTDPSQPEARLRTIVEQTGATIIVTSQRQSELGRRIAPEGVLVVASDETLNQDTLEFAPELPYIPPSSPLYIQFTSGSTGKPKGVMVSHENFTSGAVPRGWAVGYRAHSRCFDFASYAFDVAIDCMLCTLAAGGCLCIPSDEDRMNDLSGAIRNSKCNMAHMTPSVARVLDPDVIPSLEVLGLGGEAVSAGDASTWSKTTSVIIAYGPSECTVGCTINSNVSSTSTNIGKGCGGLTWIVDPDDHERLMPVGAVGELLIEGPVVGLGYLNDKAKTDEVFIEDPAWLLAGGGPARGRHGRLYKTGDLVRYDPDGTGSIAFVGRKDQQVKLRGQRIELAEVEHHLRGKMPSGVKIVAEVIKPGGSEPTLVAFVVEQNPVVNPDAEDDVTIFSPEFSQAIAEIDISLGAEIPRYMVPSAYIPLRKMPSLVSGKIDRKRLRELGGSMSREQVARLRVAPTEKNEPETEMEKALQQVWTKVLGGEASIGLHDSFFALGGDSLRAMKLVAAAREEGIALTVASIFNFPTLKDMAQNATKVSKEDEAAVTPFSLLEDGWTPEEARAESAKLCGIDESAIEDIYPCTPLQEGLMALSAKVKEAYVAQRVVDLADSATADKLRNAFDVAAADCAILRTRIVQVPGRGLAQVVVKEEIAWHIGDDLQGYLVKDREEGMDLGRPLVRYALVTEKETGKVQFVLTMHHALYDGWCMPLIVDKVNKAFDGVRVERAAEFKDFIKYLGSIDRAAAETYWRDQLQGANGPQFPALPYEGYQTQADSLLEVYVPLSGRPASNTTVATVIRGAWAYVASHYSSSPDVVFGETLTGRNAPIRGTEEIEGPMITTVPFRLQVNGETTVSDYLQDIQDQTIQQIPYEHTGLQHIRRLSPDALEACELRTGLVLHPSADDFDQEEFNKYPANRLVPAGDAEAAEEALKFNTYALMLVCSTDPKGFLVMASFDSKTVQKPLMERALAQFSQVAQKLSQLTDTPLGDIAYLTQEDQAEVSRLSTESVKCVLGEYPEAEAVWIVNPTDPGSLAPLGVVGELVIVSKAELSLSTVEQPSWAATSKEEVGKFYKTDRLAKFNADGSVQITGKKSDLVQKTNTASKAPAKRISATSAKQRRLRTLWSRVLRLPESDIGLNDSFFRLGGDSIGAMKLVSEARLAGLTLTVNQVFTKRTLYDMASVLQDSEPTQQGSQDTAQALAPFELLGNFGATPAETLRPLLADPTWNIVDAFPARPLQEVAVKGTIDIPRFSARYEAMYFESDVDRPRLFQSCQELVSLNEVLRSVFVQHDGTCLSVVLEDVKTPVTEHEIDGDVEAFVKDLCNLDVQTRMPLGSVFVKWFFVHSSNGRSALVFRVSHAQYDEICLPIMLHQLSALHEGKPVPRSLPFSSFVGHVVKSNVPQSVEYWRELLEGSSINVLKPDTPVTERQHYAVDRTFDISTRSKDVTIATLPTAAWALTLARMQGTRDVTFGEVVSGRNIDFPNADMVVGPCWQYVPVRVRFEDDWTVLDLLNLVQNQHIASSAHEGVGLPEIKRLCAPHWPAETDWFDTVVHQDVEHVESLGFETASSRMETIYPHQEPLREWKIQAFPQGDKLTIEIVTFESWKGHANDLLDEIETTFKVLLGNPRASLFEQ; from the exons ATGCATTTGCGGGACACCGAAGGCGGCGGAACCGCCTACCAAGAGAATGGCCATGCCGACGGCGCAGACGGCTTGaccaacggcaccgccgtcgacccttcttcgacgagaACCGTTGCCGTGACGCCCCGGACCGAGGCCGGTGGCGTGAGCGACTTCAAACAcgagctgctcctcgccTGGCTGCTTGTACTCTACCGCAATAACGATGACGGCCTGAGCCGCGTAAACTGGGGGTTCAGGACGCGAGGCGGCCAGCAGCCGTCGTCCGCAACTCACAATAGTCTGAGTCTAAGCGAGGCGCCCTTCAAGAACAGCGACTCCATATCCGAGGCCCTGGAGGTCATCAAGAACCTGGGCGAGAGAGAGCTCGACAGTGACGCGCAACCGGTTCCCGTAATATACTTCAACAATGGAGCACCTCCCTCTCAGGGCAAATTAGAGAAGACGCCATCCAAGAGATCTCGCGAT TGGACATATCAGATCGAGACAACGATCAACGAAGGGCAGATACTCATCAATGCCCAGTGGGACCGCGCCGTTCTGTCGTACCGTCACGCCGCCTTTCAACTCGACTCCTTCGTCGAGATCCTCACCGCAATCCTCCAAAACCCATACCGCCAGATCTCGGACACGATCGGTCCCACCACCAAGGACCTCGAGCAGCTGTGGACGTGGAATGCCGAGCTGCCGGAGAACATGCAGAGATGCATGCAGGACATCATCGCTGAGGTGGCCAGCAACGGTCCCGACCGGCCGGCCGTCGAGTCCTGGGACGGGAACTTCACCTACGGCGACGTGGAGCGTCTGTCGACCCGCCTCGCGCGCCATCTCGTGCACCGGGGAGTCAAGGTCGGCTCCACGGTGCCCATGTGCTTCGAGAAGTCGCGGTGGACGACCGTGGCGCTCCTGGCCGTCATGAAGGCtggcgccgccttcgcgcTCACCGACCCCAGCCAGCCCGAGGCCCGTCTGCgcaccatcgtcgagcaGACCGGCGCCACCATCATCGTGACTTCCCAGAGGCAGAGCGAGCTCGGTCGGCGCATCGCCCCCGAGGgagtcctcgtcgtcgcctccgaCGAGACCCTCAACCAAGATACCCTCGAGTTCGCCCCTGAGCTGCCCTACATCCCGccatcctcccccctttACATCCAATTCACGTCCGGCAGCACGGGTAAGCCCAAGGGAGTTATGGTCTCCCACGAAAACTTCACCAGCGGCGCCGTCCCCCGTGGCTGGGCCGTCGGCTACCGCGCGCACTCCCGCTGCTTCGACTTCGCATCGTACGCCTTCGACGTTGCCATTGACTGCATGCTCTGCACCCTCGCCGCGGGTGGCTGCCTTTGCATCCCTTCGGACGAGGACCGCATGAACGACCTGAGCGGCGCCATCCGCAACTCCAAGTGCAACATGGCGCACATGACCCCCTCCGTCGCCCGTGTACTGGACCCGGACGTCATCCCTTCCCTGGAAgtcctcggcctgggcggcgaggccgtctcgGCGGGCGACGCCTCGACGTGGAGCAAGACGACGAGCGTCATCATTGCCTACGGCCCGTCCGAGTGCACCGTCGGCTGCACCATCAACAGCAACGTCAGCAGCACCTCGACTAACATCGGCAAGGGCTGCGGCGGTCTCACCTGGATCGTCGATCCCGATGACCACGAGCGTCTCATGCCCGTCggagccgtcggcgagcttctcATCGAGGGGcccgtcgtcggtctcgggTACCTCAACGACAAGGCCAAAACCGACGAGGTCTTCATCGAGGACCCCGCCTGGCTCCTCGCCGGTGGCGGCCCCGCCCGCGGCAGACACGGCCGCCTCTACAAGACGGGGGATCTGGTCCGTTACGACCCCGACGGCACAGGGtccatcgccttcgtcggCCGCAAGGACCAGCAGGTCAAGCTCCGCGGCCAGAGAATCGAGCTGGCCGAAGTCGAGCATCACCTCAGGGGAAAGATGCCCTCTGGCGTCAAGATCGTGGCCGAGGTCATCAagcccggcggcagcgagcccaccctcgtcgccttcgtcgtcgagcaaAACCCCGTCGTGAACCCCGACGCGGAAGACGATGTCACAATCTTCTCGCCCGAGTTCAGccaggccatcgccgagatcgacatCTCCCTGGGTGCCGAGATCCCCCGCTACATGGTCCCCTCCGCCTACATCCCGCTCCGCAAGATGCCGTCCCTGGTCTCTGGCAAGATCGACCGCAAGCGCCTGCGCGAGCTCGGAGGCTCCATGTCTCGTGAACAGGTCGCCCGTCTGCGCGTGGCCCCCACCGAGAAGAACGAGCccgagacggagatggagaaggcgTTGCAGCAGGTGTGGACCAAGgttctgggcggcgaggccagCATCGGCCTGCACGACAGCttcttcgccctcggcggcgattCCCTTCGTGCCATGAAGCTCGTCGCTGCTGCCAGAGAGGAGGGCATCGCCTTGACGGTGGCGAGCATCTTCAACTTCCCTACGCTCAAGGACATGGCCCAGAACGCGACCAAGGTATccaaggaggacgaggccgccgtcacccccttttctctcctcGAGGATGGTTGGACCCCCGAGGAGGCGCGCGCAGAGTCGGCCAAGCTCTGCGGCATCGACGAGTCTGCGATCGAGGACATCTACCCCTGCACGCCTCTCCAGGAGGGTCTGATGGCTCTTTCtgccaaggtcaaggaggcctACGTCGCGCAGAGAGTCGTTGACCTCGCCGACTCCGCGACAGCAGACAAGCTGCGCAACGCCTtcgatgtcgccgccgcagactGCGCCATCCTCCGCACCAGAATCGTCCAGGTCCCCGGCCGAGGTCTTGCTCAGGTCGTGGTCAAGGAGGAGATCGCCTGGCACATTGGCGACGACCTCCAGGGCTACCTTGTGAAGGACCGAGAGGAAGGCATGGATTTGGGACGACCCCTCGTCCGGTATGCCCTCGTCACCGAAAAGGAGACGGGCAAGGTGCAGTTCGTGCTAACCATGCACCACGCCCTCTACGACGGCTGGTGCATGCCCCTAatcgtcgacaaggtcaacAAGGCCTTCGACGGCGTCAGAGTCGAGCGGGCCGCCGAGTTTAAGGACTTCATCAAATACCTCGGCAGCATTgaccgcgccgccgccgagacgtACTGGCGCGATCAGCTCCAGGGTGCCAACGGCCCTCAATTTCCGGCCCTGCCGTACGAGGGATACCAGACGCAAGCCGACTCGCTTCTGGAGGTCTACGTGCCTCTgagcggccggccggcgtccAACACGACCGTCGCCACCGTCATCCGCGGTGCATGGGCGTACGTTGCGTCTCACTACTCCTCATCACCCGACGTCGTCTTTGGCGAGACTCTTACGGGACGCAATGCTCCCATCAGAGGCACCGAGGAGATTGAGGGTCCGATGATCACGACGGTGCCCTTCCGCCTCCAGGTCAACGGCGAGACTACCGTCAGCGACTACCTCCAAGACATCCAGGATCAGACCATCCAGCAGATTCCCTACGAACACACCGGTCTCCAACACATCCGTCGTCTCAGccccgacgccctcgaggcctgcGAGCTAAGAACCGGTCTCGTCCTTCACCCGAGCGCCGATGATTTCGACCAAGAGGAGTTCAACAAGTACCCTGCGAACCGCCTGGTTcccgccggcgatgccgaggccgccgaggaggctctCAAGTTCAACACCTACGCCCTCATGCTCGTCTGCTCCACCGACCCCAAGGGATTCCTGGTCATGGCCTCGTTCGACTCCAAGACGGTCCAGAAGCCGCTGATGGAAAGGGCTCTCGCCCAGTTCTCCCAGGTAGCCCAGAAGCTCTCCCAGCTTACCGATACGCCGCTTGGCGATATTGCGTACCTGACGCAGGAGGACCAGGCCGAGGTATCTCGTTTGAGTACCGAAAGCGTGAAGTGTGTCCTTGGGGAGTAccccgaagccgaggccgtgTGGATCGTTAACCCGACTGACCCTGGAAGCCTCGCGCCTCTGGGAGTCGTTGGCGAGCTCGTGATTGTCAGCAAGGCGGAGTTGTCTCTTTCTACTGTTGAGCAGCCTtcgtgggcggcgacgagcaaAGAGGAGGTCGGCAAGTTCTACAAGACGGACCGTCTGGCCAAGTTCAACGCGGATGGATCCGTTCAGATCACCGGCAAGAAGAGCGATCTCGTTCAGAAGACCAACACGGCCAGCAAAGCTCCCGCGAAACGCATCTCTGCCACGTCCGCCAAGCAACGCCGCCTGCGGACTCTCTGGAGCCGCGTCCTCAGGCTCCCCGAGAGCGATATTGGTCTTAACGACAGCTTCttccgtctcggcggcgactccATCGGTGCCATGAAGCTCGTTTCCGAGGCCCGGCTGGCCGGTCTCACACTCACCGTCAACCAAGTCTTCACCAAGAGGACGCTATACGACATGGCCAGCGTCTTGCAGGACTCGGAGCCGACGCAACAAGGCTCGCAGGACACCGCACAAGCTCTGGCGCCCTTCGAGCTCCTGGGAAACTTTGGTGCCACCCCGGCCGAAACGCTGCGGCCCCTGCTGGCCGACCCGACGTGGAACATCGTCGACGCGTTCCCCGCCAGGCCGCTGCAGGAGGTCGCCGTCAAGGGGACCATCGACATCCCGCGCTTCTCGGCACGCTACGAGGCCATGTACTTCGAGAGCGACGTCGACCGGCCCCGCCTCTTCCAGAGCTGCCAGGAGCTCGTCTCGCTCAACGAGGTGCTCCGGTCCGTCTTTGTGCAGCACGACGGCACGTGTCTcagcgtcgtcctcgaggacgtcaagaCGCCCGTCACGGAGCACGAgatcgacggcgacgtcgaggccttcGTCAAAGACCTCTGCAACCTCGACGTCCAGACGCGCATGCCGCTCGGctccgtcttcgtcaagTGGTTCTTCGTGCACAGCAGCAACGGCCGGTCGGCGCTCGTGTTCCGCGTGTCGCACGCACAGTACGACGAGATCTGCCTGCCCATCATGCTGCACCAGCTCTCGGCGCTGCACGAGGGCAAGCCCGTGCCCAGGTcgctgcccttctcctcgttcGTCGGGCACGTCGTCAAGTCCAACGTGCCGCAGAGCGTCGAGTACTGGAGAGAGCTGCTCGAGGGGTCCTCGATCAACGTTCTGAAGCCCGACACCCCCGTGACGGAGAGGCAGCACTACGCCGTCGACCGGACGTTCGACATCTCGACCCGCTCCAAGGACGTCACCATCGCCACgctcccgacggcggcgtgggcgctGACCCTGGCGAGGATGCAGGGGACGCGGGACGTGACCTttggcgaggtcgtcagcgGCCGCAACATTGACTTCCCCAATGCCGACATGGTCGTCGGCCCCTGCTGGCAGTACGTGCCGGTCCGGGTCCGGTTCGAGGACGACTGGACGGTGCTGGACCTGCTCAACCTCGTGCAGAACCAGCACATCGCCAGCTCGGCgcacgagggcgtcggcctGCCCGAGATCAAGCGGCTCTGCGCCCCGCACTGGCCCGCCGAGACGGACTGGTTCGACACGGTGGTCCACCAGGACGTCGAGCACGTCGAGAGCCTCGGCTTCGAGacggcgagcagcaggaTGGAGACCATCTACCCGCACCAGGAGCCGCTGCGGGAGTGGAAGATCCAGGCGTTCCCGCAGGGCGACAAGCTGACGATCGAGATCGTGACGTTCGAGTCGTGGAAGGGGCACGCCAAcgacctgctggacgagATCGAGACGACGTTCAAGGTCCTCTTGGGGAACCCTCGAGCGTCGTTGTTTGAACAGTGA